One part of the bacterium genome encodes these proteins:
- a CDS encoding glycosyltransferase family 4 protein: MSKEIGLAYPGCSYAVRDHGVQPMSLCVYGPKIGYSSLEVVTRGMIEAGIEHGVFSGHVPTGRSYDDHDLYRGRDASCAVLCGGYPEMPILEYGVHRYRSFMLAANSTWVPDAFWAHSRSQLTEILTPSEWSKQQIESARPSSVGLPVRVVPHGVLAGFKPVEPGESPKVNVCGPPGKFVVTHFAGSSDERKGSLELVKAFMAWPKRDDAFLFLCMNSMQVHVFTMKVLDLFGEEAQKHMAIVPQLNAEPETMRWVYAASDLVCQPSRAEGFGLVPLEALCCGTPIAATKSTGHLQWMLGARGEVGAGIVPIEVEAPRKIDYDPGGMAPHVSVDAIAAALDFAFTHIEVLRREAMEFASDRRSCWSWANQTRAWVSQLKERYVSDG, from the coding sequence ATGAGCAAGGAGATTGGCCTCGCGTACCCCGGATGCTCCTATGCAGTTCGAGACCACGGAGTACAACCCATGAGTCTCTGCGTCTACGGTCCCAAGATCGGCTACTCCAGCCTGGAAGTCGTCACGCGCGGCATGATCGAGGCCGGGATCGAGCACGGCGTGTTCTCGGGGCACGTTCCGACCGGGCGGTCCTACGACGATCACGATCTGTATCGGGGCAGGGACGCGAGCTGTGCCGTGCTGTGCGGCGGGTACCCAGAGATGCCGATCCTCGAATACGGCGTCCACCGCTACCGATCGTTCATGCTCGCCGCGAACAGCACGTGGGTTCCGGATGCGTTCTGGGCTCACTCAAGATCGCAACTGACGGAGATCCTGACGCCTTCGGAGTGGAGCAAGCAGCAGATCGAGTCAGCTCGCCCCAGCAGCGTCGGCCTTCCCGTGCGCGTTGTGCCTCACGGCGTGCTCGCTGGCTTCAAGCCGGTGGAGCCAGGGGAGAGTCCGAAGGTCAACGTGTGCGGACCGCCGGGGAAGTTCGTTGTGACGCACTTCGCTGGCTCAAGCGACGAGCGCAAGGGAAGCCTGGAGCTGGTCAAGGCGTTCATGGCGTGGCCGAAGCGCGACGATGCGTTCCTGTTTCTCTGCATGAACAGCATGCAGGTGCACGTGTTCACGATGAAGGTGCTCGACTTGTTTGGCGAAGAGGCGCAGAAGCACATGGCGATTGTCCCGCAGCTCAACGCGGAGCCCGAGACAATGCGCTGGGTCTACGCCGCCTCCGATCTGGTCTGCCAGCCTTCACGGGCGGAGGGCTTCGGCCTCGTTCCTCTTGAGGCGCTCTGTTGCGGGACTCCGATCGCGGCCACAAAATCGACTGGCCATCTGCAATGGATGCTCGGCGCGAGGGGCGAGGTTGGGGCTGGTATTGTGCCGATCGAGGTAGAAGCGCCGCGCAAGATTGACTACGATCCGGGCGGCATGGCACCGCATGTGAGCGTGGACGCGATCGCCGCTGCGCTGGACTTCGCATTCACGCACATCGAGGTGCTGCGCAGGGAAGCGATGGAGTTTGCGAGCGATCGTCGCTCGTGTTGGTCGTGGGCGAATCAGACACGCGCGTGGGTGTCACAACTGAAGGAAAGGTATGTGAGCGATGGTTGA
- a CDS encoding site-specific integrase produces MSDFDLTRPNRPDALGYFEDSQVDQQSKYVDAIQRLVSRLKDSAKGVRREDLRGKRRLRNKPQDASNTIRVYLKSLEIFTYWMRAKFGRELDPDEVTRRVAMELYEWMRSTDPPDIRGMIVRASGMDSWMIYSAVEKASRGGRQVNILEIYEMLTPATRAKFVPKKPDGTDDLSQLHKRLGMLIRDYRWMYRLPRSIEVRKEQGRIWTRKERDPMVYRYVVPEKRASIKMGSIATYLSGLSAIWSEMLKGDAGPHGEAPLRVNVWKEPARIALRGAREERKRAAREVMLTHPLRKSIFRAAAGPNLESLRDTLALYLLTHACLRSEELVGALRKDLYEKNGLLTLSIRSGKGDKTREIPLSSEIRDAMVAFDQGLRQRAQENEVNPETGELQPSHWARYCAALMTNPNAPIVPSLVRWGTNERDGQPEQTALEPLDTSGLRRMLYALAERARVVEVKSGMQRGLNADERKRIHAHNFRHYGATCAREAGMPLDEIQALLGHESIKTTEGYVHIQPDSVVIIGAYIAKAEKGDVMSTEEAQRMHRRRGSPLDDERIIASEPEGRKVPTPFVGQQPGEEQRPRRERIAVSDKPLKSPEWAYQTGVDKLRLYLPEVHMDPHDVPKGQGAVLTYRIGHTSRLPWWAGRKNTWAEQDMAPILSHFQTQPETEPNWDVLKGLQNLYKRFWNEKGPTAALALVAWITEITTVASKQFQSIMVKRGDKWIDFKASASPGELGIVREHMAERIVEWFAVHGDMAVQPLIRRPYNWIPFTERATRIDTRSFRVDDTEKNRVIFQPGREIKFMGVAKKKGEGVGRPDWRHATVGMYSGGMVAIRQEHRAKIDEGFLQAIEWADATTWGQMKETSYPALAAMRDLPKWFFDRDPLLSLPEEERAQMRKWIEQLQGIRPSVMRTTVAIDDLVNWLQVWGDYYHEFKFDTSARDTAKKQMAELDKKFQEETGKQDRFGAGVKIPPISIYEIVGKAADASFARIQQDIDAKMQEGMEQDEAIAEAREEHPTLEEPTEMMEEIDKEGRPRHAPLKYDERLTMYLKSKHGIDISAPGAVKPSRVLRARMFEEGYLTFNEQNTIVHDMRTKEEFWRRHGTDSECVLRRIARNLWERHKEAMGKRGPDAQEHHDMIRRHYYAWLAYIVPCPAAIEEELRRLHPADMAAHSAERMRDVIAEAWGQTVTQMLKDRGELAEEKVGDVEVARRLQMAVGKKAERYAEVETEFEESQEAHGGIPAGRSYEEQTSRAWQSKEEAKQETAKFKQPIVRRRAKPNFSETFTDELPDPVMLVFAEQWVT; encoded by the coding sequence GTGTCTGACTTCGATCTCACGCGCCCGAACCGCCCCGACGCACTCGGGTACTTCGAGGACTCCCAAGTCGATCAGCAGTCCAAGTACGTGGACGCGATCCAGCGGCTCGTCTCTCGTCTCAAGGACAGCGCGAAGGGCGTGCGGCGCGAGGATCTCCGAGGCAAGCGCAGGCTCCGCAACAAGCCCCAGGACGCTTCCAACACGATCCGCGTGTACCTCAAGTCGCTGGAGATTTTCACCTACTGGATGAGGGCGAAGTTCGGCAGGGAGCTGGACCCGGACGAGGTCACGCGCCGGGTCGCGATGGAGCTGTACGAGTGGATGCGCAGCACCGATCCGCCCGACATCCGAGGCATGATCGTGCGGGCCAGCGGCATGGACTCGTGGATGATCTACAGCGCCGTCGAGAAGGCATCCCGCGGAGGCAGACAGGTGAACATCCTCGAAATCTACGAGATGCTCACGCCCGCCACGCGCGCCAAGTTCGTTCCCAAGAAGCCTGACGGGACCGACGACCTGTCCCAGTTGCACAAGCGCCTGGGCATGCTCATCCGGGACTACCGATGGATGTACCGACTCCCGAGGAGCATCGAAGTGCGCAAGGAGCAGGGACGCATCTGGACGCGCAAGGAGCGCGACCCGATGGTCTACCGCTACGTGGTGCCCGAGAAGCGAGCCTCGATCAAGATGGGCTCGATCGCGACGTACCTGTCGGGCCTGAGCGCCATCTGGAGCGAGATGCTCAAGGGGGACGCAGGGCCGCACGGAGAAGCACCGCTTCGCGTCAACGTGTGGAAGGAACCCGCCCGAATCGCTCTGCGTGGAGCCCGCGAGGAGCGCAAGCGCGCGGCGCGCGAGGTGATGCTCACCCACCCTCTCCGCAAGTCCATCTTCCGCGCCGCCGCCGGTCCCAACCTCGAATCGCTCCGGGACACGCTTGCTCTCTACCTTCTCACACACGCCTGCCTTCGATCCGAGGAGCTTGTCGGAGCCCTGCGAAAGGATCTGTACGAGAAGAACGGTTTGCTCACCCTGAGCATCCGCAGCGGCAAAGGCGACAAGACGCGCGAGATCCCGTTGTCCAGCGAGATCCGCGATGCCATGGTCGCCTTCGATCAAGGCCTTCGGCAGCGAGCGCAAGAAAACGAAGTCAATCCCGAGACTGGCGAGCTTCAACCGTCGCACTGGGCGAGGTACTGCGCAGCTCTGATGACCAACCCCAATGCGCCCATCGTGCCGTCGCTGGTCCGCTGGGGCACCAACGAACGCGACGGGCAACCGGAGCAGACGGCCCTGGAGCCGCTGGATACGAGCGGGCTTCGGCGCATGCTCTACGCGTTGGCGGAACGAGCGCGCGTTGTGGAAGTGAAGAGCGGGATGCAGCGGGGTCTGAACGCTGACGAGCGCAAGCGGATCCACGCCCACAACTTCCGGCACTACGGGGCCACCTGCGCCAGGGAAGCGGGGATGCCCCTGGACGAGATCCAAGCGCTGCTCGGGCACGAGAGCATCAAGACGACCGAGGGCTACGTGCACATCCAGCCCGACTCCGTTGTGATCATCGGCGCGTACATCGCCAAGGCGGAGAAGGGCGATGTGATGTCCACCGAGGAAGCGCAGCGGATGCACAGGCGGCGCGGGAGCCCGCTCGACGACGAGCGCATCATCGCCTCCGAGCCCGAGGGGCGCAAAGTGCCTACGCCGTTCGTGGGGCAGCAGCCAGGGGAAGAACAGCGTCCGCGCCGCGAGCGAATCGCCGTCTCCGACAAGCCGCTCAAGAGCCCCGAGTGGGCGTACCAGACCGGCGTGGACAAGCTCAGGCTCTACCTGCCGGAAGTCCACATGGACCCCCATGACGTGCCCAAGGGACAGGGAGCCGTACTCACCTACCGGATTGGACACACCTCCAGGCTACCGTGGTGGGCGGGCCGCAAGAACACCTGGGCCGAGCAGGACATGGCTCCCATTCTGAGCCACTTCCAGACGCAGCCCGAGACCGAACCGAACTGGGACGTACTCAAGGGGCTCCAGAACCTCTACAAGCGCTTCTGGAACGAGAAGGGCCCCACGGCTGCGCTGGCGCTGGTCGCCTGGATTACGGAGATCACGACCGTTGCGTCCAAGCAGTTCCAGTCGATCATGGTCAAGCGCGGGGACAAGTGGATTGACTTCAAGGCTAGCGCCTCGCCCGGGGAGCTTGGGATCGTTCGCGAACACATGGCCGAAAGGATCGTGGAGTGGTTTGCGGTCCACGGCGACATGGCCGTGCAGCCGCTCATTCGCAGGCCCTACAACTGGATCCCGTTCACCGAGCGCGCCACACGCATCGACACGCGGAGCTTCCGTGTGGACGACACGGAGAAGAACCGTGTCATCTTCCAGCCCGGTCGAGAGATCAAGTTCATGGGCGTCGCCAAGAAGAAGGGTGAGGGCGTAGGCAGACCAGACTGGCGGCATGCGACGGTGGGGATGTATTCCGGCGGCATGGTGGCGATCAGGCAGGAGCACCGCGCCAAGATCGACGAGGGGTTCCTGCAAGCCATCGAGTGGGCAGATGCCACAACCTGGGGGCAGATGAAGGAGACGAGCTACCCCGCTCTCGCCGCGATGCGCGATCTGCCGAAGTGGTTCTTCGATCGAGACCCTCTGCTCTCACTGCCAGAAGAAGAGCGCGCGCAGATGCGTAAGTGGATCGAGCAGCTCCAAGGCATCCGCCCCAGCGTCATGCGCACAACGGTTGCGATCGACGACCTCGTGAACTGGCTACAGGTGTGGGGAGACTACTACCACGAGTTCAAGTTCGACACGAGCGCGCGAGACACCGCCAAGAAGCAAATGGCGGAACTGGACAAGAAATTCCAGGAGGAGACCGGCAAGCAGGACAGGTTTGGGGCAGGGGTGAAGATCCCTCCGATCAGTATCTACGAGATCGTCGGCAAAGCCGCGGACGCGTCGTTTGCCAGAATACAGCAGGACATCGACGCCAAGATGCAAGAGGGGATGGAACAGGACGAAGCGATCGCAGAGGCGCGGGAAGAGCACCCGACGCTCGAAGAGCCTACGGAGATGATGGAAGAGATCGACAAAGAGGGTAGGCCTCGCCACGCTCCTCTCAAGTACGATGAGCGACTCACGATGTACCTGAAGAGCAAACACGGCATCGACATCAGTGCGCCAGGGGCCGTCAAGCCGTCACGAGTCCTCCGTGCGCGGATGTTCGAGGAGGGGTACCTCACGTTCAATGAGCAGAACACCATCGTTCACGACATGCGGACGAAGGAGGAGTTCTGGCGCAGACACGGCACCGATTCCGAGTGCGTCCTTCGGCGCATCGCTCGCAACCTGTGGGAGCGTCACAAGGAGGCCATGGGCAAGCGTGGCCCCGACGCTCAAGAGCATCACGACATGATCCGAAGGCACTACTACGCATGGCTCGCGTACATCGTGCCCTGCCCTGCCGCCATCGAAGAAGAACTTCGTCGGCTTCATCCTGCTGACATGGCGGCGCACAGCGCCGAGCGGATGCGAGATGTCATCGCCGAGGCCTGGGGACAGACCGTGACGCAGATGCTCAAGGACCGCGGCGAGCTTGCCGAGGAGAAAGTCGGCGACGTTGAGGTGGCTCGACGCCTGCAAATGGCCGTTGGCAAGAAGGCCGAAAGGTACGCCGAGGTGGAGACGGAGTTCGAGGAATCGCAGGAAGCGCACGGCGGCATACCGGCGGGCCGCAGCTACGAAGAGCAAACCTCGCGGGCGTGGCAGAGCAAAGAGGAGGCGAAGCAGGAGACTGCCAAGTTCAAGCAGCCGATCGTGAGGCGCAGAGCCAAGCCCAACTTCTCCGAGACGTTCACCGACGAGCTACCTGACCCTGTGATGCTGGTGTTTGCGGAGCAGTGGGTCACCTGA